The DNA region GCTGGCTCCAGGCCCAGCCCCCAGTGTTCCCCACTAGGCTCAGTTTGTCCCCATTTCTATCTGCATCTTTGCCATCCTGGGGCTGTGCATCCTGCAGCTCTTTGCCTCTTCTGTGTCCCTTTCAGACCAAGCCTCTGAACTGTCTCCATTTGTGACTCTGGTTTACATCTGGCTCATAAATGGGGAACCTCAGGAGGACAGGGGTAGTGCGATCAGTCTCAGGCACCCCTCAACATTTattccaggccctgtgctaggtgctagaAGTATAGAAGTGGATAAAACACAGTCTCTGTCTTCGCAAAGCTTACAGCATACATTCTATGTGGAGTGAATAAACCAAGGCCTGGCCCTGCCGCTGAATCAGTCTCTCTGCCTGTGCCCAGGGGTGCTGGGGTCAGTTATGGCCTGTGGTTGGAGGTCTCTCTTGGCACTGGAGGGGTACATGTGCCTGCCAGCAGGTCCAACCAGCTCTTAGGGCTCACAGGGGGCctggctggtgggtgggggtgggcaggcagTGGGCAGcacaaggggagggagggagctggaggcAGTGACTCAGTGGGGCGGCTCTAGGACAGCTGGGGAGGGAGCCAAGGTTGGTCCTGATACTCGCTGAAGCTAGAGGAGGGTGGGATGAGAGGGCCTGCTGGGGGTTGGGGATGGAGCAGGACAACTCCAAGGCTCCCCACTCACAGCCAGATCCCCTCATGAAGAAGGCTCCCGGGCAGCTGCTCCGAGAATCTGGACTTGGTGCTGACGTGGCAGCTGcgatggtggggaggggaggattgCTATTGTTCCCCCTGTGCCTGCTTCTGATGCCCAGGTTCCCTCCTCTGGCAGCCTCCCTGGGCTCATGAAGGAGGTGACTACCTTAGAGCCAGGGAAGCCACTGCAcccactgccctctccccacaAGGAACCAAGGGCCTGAGCATGTTATGGGGCACAGTGTCTTCTTCTGGCCACATAACCTACCTTCTTACAATCTTCCCACAAATTTGGGGGAGTGTCAGGCCAGGCCCACATGCCCCAAAGGGACTTCACACCTCAGAGCTGGGAGAGATCTCACAGGTCAACTGTCCAAGTGACTTTCACCAGTTCAGGGTCCCCCAGCTGAGGATGAAATGAGGGGCAGGACACGAACACAGCCCAAGAGCTGGCAGCAAGTGGACCTTCAACATACAGGGTCTTTCCTAGTTCTCGGGGCAATCCCAGGAGGAAAgaatgactttcttttcttttttctttccttttttttttttttttacaggtgaGTAAGATGAGGCTCAAAGAGAACCGAGTTGCTGGAGCTCAGTCAGCAGGTAAGTGGAAGAGAAGAGCTGGCCCTCTGGTTCCAGAATCCTGACCTCAGTCTCAGCCTCCTCGGTGGGATTTTGTGGGaggggtgtggggctggggagggagcgtATATGAAAGAAGTGCAGGAACGCAAGCGCAAGCGAGTGGTGGGTCTGGGCCTGGCGGATTGGTGGATTCCGGCAGGTCTGGGTCAGCTCCCACCACagagccccctccctgcctcctctttccctctaACCCAAACAGCAGCCCATCATGGGATAATACAACCTGGCTCTTGGTGCCTGGGACTGAGGACTGAAAGGAAGATGGGGTCTGCAACGGAagggcccctccctcccaccctccgtgaAGATACCCCTACTGGCTGCCAGCAGCACCAAGCAGCTGGTCTGGGCTTAGGGAGTCTCTCTTCCTAGGGGCCTCCTGGGCCCCTGGGCTCACACTTTTCTTCTCCTGGCTGACAGGAACGAGTGCTCCTTGTCTTGCTGAGGAAGGCTGTGGTAGGGCTCCCCGCATCCTGCGTGCATTCAAGAGCAGAAGcgcccccctcccctccgccgCCACCCTGCAAGCCCCTTTCCTCAGCCCCAGGCGGACCCCTTGCTCACTCACCCTCGCGCACCTACACCGCCTTCCCCAGCGGGGGAGCGCTTCCGGCGCGCTGAGCAGGCGCGGTGGGAAGGCCGTTGGTCGCTGCCCCAACCGGCGAACTGAGAAGCCAAGTCAAAGTCAGCGGGGGCTTGGGCGGCGGCGGGGGGTAGGGCGGTGAAGCTGAGGCGTCCGGGTCCGCGGGGGACGAGGAGGCGGATGGGCCGGGGGCGCGGCGAGAGCCCGCGTTTTCGCGCTTTCCGGCCGGCTCTGGCGGCTGCCGTCGGGCCTGGCGGGGTGGGCTGTGGCTGCGTCCTCCGGCCCCCAGGGGGCGGTGCGGCGCGGCGCCTGGTCCTCTGCCGCGCTCGTTCCCGCCCCCGCGGCCAGGAGGCGTCGCCCGTCAACGCCAGGCGCCGCGCCGTACCCGCCGTCGAGGCGGCGGTGTGGTACGTTCGAGGGCTCTGGCTGCCTGGCCTCCCGGGTTCGGGGTTCCCCTCGGCGCGTACCCCGGGCGTGAGCGCGGCGGGCGGGCGAGCGAAGGAGCGGGAGCGCGAGTCCCCCGGCGCGGGGGGTGAGGCCAGGGTCGGCTGGGCCCACAGGAGCGCGAGCACGAGGCAGCGCCCCGCCCACCCCGTGAGCGTCCCACCTGCGCAGGCCCGCCCAGCGTGGCGGCAAGTGAGCGTTCGAGCTTGGGGCCATCCCGGCGAAGGCCCACGTGAGCGTGGACCCGCGAGCCGTGAGCTGGAGGGAGAGACACCGGCTCTTCTCCCCGCTCTTCAGGCCTGAACTGCGGCACTGACTGCGCTCCTTGAGCCGGGCACCAAGACTGGCACCTCCTACGGCCTAGTGCCTTCTACCTGCATCACCCGCGCAGCCCTACCCGACCATCTTCAACCTGTTTCCTGGATGAGCTGAGGCCTCAGTTCACACCGAGGGCTTAGCCCCTCTGCCACTTGCCGGGAGCAGGCCCACCCTTAAGGAAGGGGTGATGGAAGGTCCCCCCTGGAGGATGGGGATGAGTCCTCAGCCTCCCAGGGCCACGCCACCGACTGGAGGTTTGCTGTGTGCAGTTTCAGAGATGCCTGGGATGAGGGGGAACCTGCTCCCCAGATGCAGAACCCCAATCCTCCGAGCCCACCAGCAGGGGCAGCCCAGGGGGAAGGGCTACAGGGCAGCCCTCTGCCTGGTGAGCTTCAGTCACCTCCAGGACAGAAGGTTGCAGATGGGTCGGGGGATGGCCAGAGGTGCGTATTAGGAGGTTCCTCAGTCCAGTGGGAGGAACCAGCCTCCTCTGGAATGGAGATCCTCCTATGCCCAATGTCCTCCCACCTTAGTCTGGCACAGGATGAGAATGACAGCCAAGGAGGAGGCTTGGCAGGGGACTCAGTTTCAGGCAGGGCAATGCCAATCAGCTTGGACCCTGAAGGGTTGGACAGTGACCCTGTGAACCTCGGAGATCTTTTATCTGAGACATCGTCAGAGCTACTGGAGGCAGGTAAGGAAGGAAAGTCTTGGAAGGGAGTAAGGGTacctggaggtggggaggcctCTGACTCTACTCAGGCTAAAGCCCAAGTTCACGTAGGGCTCTCTGGGTAAATGGCCCAATGTAGACCCAAGCCATTTTCCTTCATAAGACCCCAACGGATCCAGGCTCCTTAAGTCCACTGGCTGCCTCCTGGCCCAAGACCTCGCCTGGGAGCTGCTTGCCAGTGGCCTGGCTGCCCTGCCAGGTAACTGGGAGACACTAGAGGCAGAAGAGGTGGGGTGACTTGATTGTGCAGGTGTTCACTGCCTTCTCTGCACAGGGACTCGGGACGTAGAAGGCCGGGCAGTGCTGCTTCTGAGTGCCCATAACCCGGCCTGGCTTCACCCCAAGTGCAGCAGCCATGAACTCATCCGCCTCCTGCTCTACCTGCGAAGCATCCCCAGGttggggaggaggttgggggacAGAACCTGAGCAAGGGGATGGCAGGGTTGTGGAAATAGATACTGAATCAAAGCCTGCTCCTTTAGGCCCAAAGTACAGGCCCTGGGACTGACCGTGTTAGTGGACGCCCGAATTTGTTCCccaatctcttccctcttctgggGGCTCAGCCAGCTGCAAGTGAGTACAGGATTATAGCTCTCCTCTTCCCCCCAACCCTTTTTATAGGGTTGGGAGCAGGGCTGAGCTCAGATTCCTTGCAGGAAGCAGCCCCAGGGTCGGTGCACCAGGTGCTGCTAGTGGGAAAGATGCCTCAGGAGGTGCCTTCAGGGCTGCAGGTAGGGACTGGGCCATTTTggccagggtggaggtggggcgcTTCCCCACCAGGCCTGAGTCCACTACACCTTCTTTTTCTGCAGTTAGAGCAGCTGTCCTCTCATCAGAGCCTGCTGACCCACATCTCCACCTCGGGGTTGCCCACTTCACTAGGAGGAGGCCTGCCTTACTGCCACCAGGCCTGGCTGGGCTTCCGGATGGTCAGTGCACTGGGTGGGGCATAGGGTGGGTAGGCAGGCAGTCTGGCCAGCAGAGGAGGCTCCCCTGGGCTGGCTTGAGCAGTGCAGTGGCCTGGGATCCAAGATACCTGGGACTAGCACTGTGCACTGCCCTGGTCATGCCTGCCTCTGCTCACAGCGTCTGGAAACCCTACTGCAGAGCTGCCAGGTGGTTTGTGCCCTGCTCCAGGGGGCCACTGAGAGCATGAAGGCTGTGCCCCAGCCCATGGAGTCTGGGGTGAGTGTCTCCTTTCAACACCTCCCCGAATGCTCCctatcttcttcctcttctcccacgCACACCTCCACTGCCTGTTGCCCTTAATCACAGGAAGTCGGTCGGCTGCTGCGGCAGGCACGGGTCCTGATGCAGCATGTGCTAGACTCACCTCGGTTGGCATGGCTACAGTGCCAGGGAGCCTTGGAGCTGGCACGGCTGAAGCAGGAGGTTCCAGAGGTGACCCTGAGCCCAGACTACAGGTAGGTGGAAGCCCAGATCTTTCCCCAGCCCACCATATCCCATGCCAAGGACTCAGTGGCTGGCTCAGAACCAGCCAGGATTGTGGTCCTAGGACAGGGTGGAGTGGAGCTAGGCACTCAGCAGGGGCGCTAAGACATGTACCATGCACCAGGCCTGCAGTGGACGAGGTTGAGGAGCTGTATGGTCGCGTGGATGGATTGCTGCACCAACTGACCCTGCAGAGTAACCAGCGAGTACAAGCACTGGAGTTGGTCCAGAtgctggaggcccaggagggcGAGCTGCACCAGGTGAGAACTATCCGCCCAGGTGGGCGTCACCTCTAATCTCAagcatcacccccaccccacagcaGTTCTCCTTTCTTTGTTTGTACTCCTCCAGATTGAAGTGTGGCTACAGCAGGTGGGTTGGCCAGCACTTGAGGAGCCAAGGGAACCCACATTGGACATGCTGCTTCAGGCCCAAGGCCCTTTTTGGGACCTGGACCGAATTGCCCAGGTGAGTTTAGTACTTGTTCATTGAGCAcggagggagaggggaatgggtTGGGAGTGGAGGGAAGGTCTTCACAGAAATGACTGATGAGGACATGTAGACATCTGTGGAAAAGACCTGGGCTCGCGGGCTGCACTACCAGGCCCGGGCTTGCTGAGCCCAGTCTCTGTCTCCAGGAGCAGGTCAGGCGAGGGGAGAAACTTCTGCAGCCACTGGTTGGCTGGGATGCGGCTGAACTGGGCCCCTCTGGGGCCCGCTTTCTGACCCTGCAAGCCCAGTTGACCGACTTCTGTAGGGCTTTAGTACAGCGGCGGCAGCAGCTGGCAGATGCTGAGAGGCTGTTGCAGTTCTTCAAGCAGGTGGGTGAGGGGTCCCATCCCTGGCTCCAGGTGGTCAGTGAAGTCAGAGGGGTGGCTGCTCAGCTCTACGACAGCTTGAGCTTTGTTGTATATCttgcctgttttctcttcttatcttCAGTCTGACCCCAAAATCCTACCACTGAGGATGCAGCCTGGGGCCAACATtctgtggggatggggggaggtaGAGGAGAAGGCTCAGCAGTCTTGGTGGGATCCTTCCTCAATGCCTATCTGGCCTTGGTGTTGCAGGCCTTGACGTGGGCTGAGGAGGGGCAGCGGGTGTTGGCAGAGCTGGAACAGGAACGCCCAGGGGTTGTGCTGCAACGGCTGCAGCTGCATTGGACCAAGCATCCTGACTTGCCTCCTGCCCACTTCCGAAAGATGTGGGCTCTAGCCACAGGGCTGGGATCTGAGGGTATCCGCCAGGAGTGCCGCTGGGCCTGGGCGCGGTGCCAGGACACCTGGCTGGCCCTGGACCAGAAGTTGGAAGCTGCTCTGAAGCCACCCCTGACAGGTAGCACATCTAGCTTGTGTGTCAGCCGGCTGCTGGCTGTACCTGCTACCCCTCCCCTGAGGAAGGCATACAGCCTTGATCGGAATCTGGGACTGAGTCTCAGAGAATCTGCCCACCACCGCCACCATGAGGCCGTTGTGGCTGCCTGCCACAGACCAGAGGCTGGAGTTGGTGCCCAGTCAGGGTCATGCCCCACCATGCCTCCGCCAGGTAGCTCTGAACCCAGGAGTCCCAACAGGTAGGTAGTGAGCAGGGCGGGGAGGGCAGTGTGGCAGGGCAGATGTCTTGGGTCCTGATTCCACCTACCTGGTAGACTCCAGCTGGTGCTGGCGGAGATGGTGGCTACAGAGCGGGAGTATGTCCATGCTCTTGACTACACCATGGAGAACTACTTCCCTGAGCTGGATCGCCCTGATGTGCCCCAGGGCCTCCGTGGCCAGCGCGCCCACCTCTTTGGCAACCTGGAGAAGCTGCGGGACTTCCACCGTCATTTCTTCTTGCGTGAGCTGGAGGCCTGTACCCAGCACCCACCCCGGGTGGCCTATGCCTTCCTGCGCCATGTAAGCCCCACAGGCCGCACAGGCTCTGGCTGATTCTGCCACGTTCAACAGAGAGCTATTGGGCATGTGCTTGGGGTCAGGCCCTATGATGGGTACAGCTATGAGCAGGACCAACCAGTCCCTGTTCTTCAGGGTGCTTTTAGTTTAGCAGAGGagacataaaagtaaaaaagataatTCCATATTATAGTTGGGTTAGGAGGGAAAAATCGGGATAGATAGGTGATTGTGAGTTAGCAGCAAGGCAGAGGTATCCCCTTTAGAGAGAGCAGTTAGAGAGGCCGCTTAGAGGAGCTGATGTTTGAGCTAAGGCCAGAGGGAGGGGCTGCAGTCAGAGCATTCCATCCAGAGGAAAGACCAAGTGCAAAGCCCTGGGCAGGAAAGAGGCCCAGTGGTCAAGGAAGAGAGAAGTCAGTGTAGCATAGCATAGTGAGCAAGGGAAGGTGTAGTCCGAGGTGAGGTGAGATTAGAGCACTGCCCTCAGAGCTGTGGGAGCAGCAGAGCTGTATGCAGGACTTCTTCCCCAGAGGGCCTGCGGGCAAGCCCCTCTCCGCACAGTGCCTCTTGCCAGATCACCCGTCATTCAAAGCAGGGCACATTGGCTCTGTGTGGGGAGGCCTCCTTGGGACCTTTAGGCATTTTGGTCCTCCCAAACTGAGAGTGGTTTGGCCCCCTTGGACGCTGGCCCATTTGCACCAGGCCAAGCTGTGTATCTTTGCAGAGGGTGCAGTTTGGGATGTACGCACTCTACAGCAAGAATAAACCATGCTCCGATGCCCTGATGACCAGTTATGGTCACATCTTTTTCAGGGTAGGTGAGCCTGAGACTGTAGTGGGAGGGGGGGATGGAGCAAATAACCTGAAGCTCCCTGACGGTCTCTTACGCACCTGGCAGGACAAGCAGCAAGCACTGGGGGACCACTTGGACTTGGCCTCCTATCTGCTTAAGCCCATCCAGCGCATGAGCAAGTACGCACTGCTGCTGCAGGAGCTGGCACG from Balaenoptera musculus isolate JJ_BM4_2016_0621 chromosome 19, mBalMus1.pri.v3, whole genome shotgun sequence includes:
- the PLEKHG4 gene encoding puratrophin-1 isoform X1, which encodes MQNPNPPSPPAGAAQGEGLQGSPLPGELQSPPGQKVADGSGDGQRCVLGGSSVQWEEPASSGMEILLCPMSSHLSLAQDENDSQGGGLAGDSVSGRAMPISLDPEGLDSDPVNLGDLLSETSSELLEADPNGSRLLKSTGCLLAQDLAWELLASGLAALPGTRDVEGRAVLLLSAHNPAWLHPKCSSHELIRLLLYLRSIPRPKVQALGLTVLVDARICSPISSLFWGLSQLQEAAPGSVHQVLLVGKMPQEVPSGLQLEQLSSHQSLLTHISTSGLPTSLGGGLPYCHQAWLGFRMRLETLLQSCQVVCALLQGATESMKAVPQPMESGEVGRLLRQARVLMQHVLDSPRLAWLQCQGALELARLKQEVPEVTLSPDYRPAVDEVEELYGRVDGLLHQLTLQSNQRVQALELVQMLEAQEGELHQIEVWLQQVGWPALEEPREPTLDMLLQAQGPFWDLDRIAQEQVRRGEKLLQPLVGWDAAELGPSGARFLTLQAQLTDFCRALVQRRQQLADAERLLQFFKQALTWAEEGQRVLAELEQERPGVVLQRLQLHWTKHPDLPPAHFRKMWALATGLGSEGIRQECRWAWARCQDTWLALDQKLEAALKPPLTGSTSSLCVSRLLAVPATPPLRKAYSLDRNLGLSLRESAHHRHHEAVVAACHRPEAGVGAQSGSCPTMPPPGSSEPRSPNRLQLVLAEMVATEREYVHALDYTMENYFPELDRPDVPQGLRGQRAHLFGNLEKLRDFHRHFFLRELEACTQHPPRVAYAFLRHRVQFGMYALYSKNKPCSDALMTSYGHIFFRDKQQALGDHLDLASYLLKPIQRMSKYALLLQELARACGGTVPELSALRAAQSLVRFQLRHGNDLLAMDAIQGCDVNLKEQGQLVRQDEFTVRSGRHKSLRRVFLFEELLLFSKPRRGPKGIDTFAYKRSFKMADLGLTECCGDSNLRFEIWFRRRKARDTFVLQAASLATKQAWTADISRLLWRQAVHNREVRMAEMVSLGVGNKAFHDIAPSKEAINDRTVNYILKCQEVRSRASIAVAPFDYDSPYLGASSSLSGDPASCSVLGSLNLHLYRDPAVLGFRWPLYSTSFPEEAVLETEAELGSQPSLTPEDSEVSSQCPSASGSSGSDSSCVSGQALGRGLEDLSYDNTKPKNAGTYFFGISTELHQ
- the PLEKHG4 gene encoding puratrophin-1 isoform X2 codes for the protein MQNPNPPSPPAGAAQGEGLQGSPLPGELQSPPGQKVADGSGDGQRCVLGGSSVQWEEPASSGMEILLCPMSSHLSLAQDENDSQGGGLAGDSVSGRAMPISLDPEGLDSDPVNLGDLLSETSSELLEADPNGSRLLKSTGCLLAQDLAWELLASGLAALPGTRDVEGRAVLLLSAHNPAWLHPKCSSHELIRLLLYLRSIPRPKVQALGLTVLVDARICSPISSLFWGLSQLQEAAPGSVHQVLLVGKMPQEVPSGLQLEQLSSHQSLLTHISTSGLPTSLGGGLPYCHQAWLGFRMRLETLLQSCQVVCALLQGATESMKAVPQPMESGEVGRLLRQARVLMQHVLDSPRLAWLQCQGALELARLKQEVPEVTLSPDYRPAVDEVEELYGRVDGLLHQLTLQSNQRVQALELVQMLEAQEGELHQIEVWLQQVGWPALEEPREPTLDMLLQAQGPFWDLDRIAQEQVRRGEKLLQPLVGWDAAELGPSGARFLTLQAQLTDFCRALVQRRQQLADAERLLQFFKQALTWAEEGQRVLAELEQERPGVVLQRLQLHWTKHPDLPPAHFRKMWALATGLGSEGIRQECRWAWARCQDTWLALDQKLEAALKPPLTGSTSSLCVSRLLAVPATPPLRKAYSLDRNLGLSLRESAHHRHHEAVVAACHRPEAGVGAQSGSCPTMPPPGSSEPRSPNRLQLVLAEMVATEREYVHALDYTMENYFPELDRPDVPQGLRGQRAHLFGNLEKLRDFHRHFFLRELEACTQHPPRVAYAFLRHRVQFGMYALYSKNKPCSDALMTSYGHIFFRDKQQALGDHLDLASYLLKPIQRMSKYALLLQELARACGGTVPELSALRAAQSLVRFQLRHGNDLLAMDAIQGCDVNLKEQGQLVRQDEFTVRSGRHKSLRRVFLFEELLLFSKPRRGPKGIDTFAYKRSFKMADLGLTECCGDSNLRFEIWFRRRKARDTFVLQAASLATKQAWTADISRLLWRQAVHNREVRMAEMVSLGVGNKAFHDIAPSKEAINDRTVNYILKCQEVRSRASIAVAPFDYDSPYLGASSSLSGDPASCSVLGSLNLHLYRDPAVLGFRWPLYSTSFPEEAVLETEAELGSQPSLTPEDSEVSSQCPSASGSSGSDSSCVSGQALGRGLEDLSYV